GAAGCCATTTGGGAAGAAAGTATCTGTAGCATCCATGCATCGGTCAGTTTGAGAGTCCACCTTGGACATTCACGAATATCCCCAAAGAGCTACATTTAGTGGGGTATAAAGACATAGATCTCCATGTCTTCATATTTCAATACCCTCTGCCGACCTTGCCAGACCAAGTGCTATTATTGCGAAGTGGGATATTTCTTTTGCCGTCTCGTGTTTTACTTTTTCCCATCCTCGGTTGTTGTTTTTCACGTCTTCGGCAGCGTTTGGCCTGCCGCACATTTCACCTCTTGGCCTTTCAGGGGTGTGTGTTTGTGGGAGGGAGGGGAGATTGGATCCAATGGGCAAGAGAGTGCTTTTGGGGGGTTCCTTTTGGACCGCTCCCCAAACTCAGGAATGTTTTGAGGCAACGGAAACGGCTTATTCTATCGGCGAACACTTTTCATTGTGATCCTAGGTATCTTATAGCATGGAGAGGCCTTAGTGAATTGTTTTTCAAGTGcacatttctttttttcatttcaagacactaaaaaaaaattaagatggggaatatataaatatatatatatatataactatagaAATATATAGAAATATCTAGAAACTTGGTGTTTGCTACACAAAAGTGTTGGGTCACTAACCGTCACAGGTATCCTATGTGTAACTTCTTTCCTTTGTATGTGTACTCCTTTCTAGGATGATATGTTGCCATAGAAAACTTTAAAATTtaacaaaagagggagagagacacTATAGAGTTAACGTCTTGGAAGTGTGAGTGGTCTTTTACGTTTGATCAGATATGACCCATGTTCAGTCCTCTTTATTTTTAATGCTTCATAGAACTTAACAGGGGATTTACACTATTGTGTTTATGTCAATATTAAATTCACAGATACACACGCACTCAATATCCGCAGCATTGTTGGAAGCAAAAAAATGGCTGAAAGTGGAGCAAACACCCCTCCCAAAATCCCCGTCTCTTTGGTGCCACAGTTATTTATATGAAAGCATCTTGAACACGCTCAGTCGTTATTCTGTTCTTTTCTGTCAACAGGTTTTTTTggggctttttaaaatatatagatatatatatatcttgacaTCGCACCTGACTGCAATGCCTAGTTTTATTCTTTGTAACCATCAAAACCATTCTGAGTATGTTTGTAACCGACATTGTGATATTCTGTAATTGTATTGCTAAATTGAATTATTGActtaataaatatagtgttcctgcGTTTGGCGTGGGCCTGCTTTGTTCTTTGGCGAGGAGAAAGGACGTTTGTTTTGTCTATCGGTTGGTTACCATTCTTATGAACACAACCACAAAGGTTGGtccagtgtgtgtgtttttaaaagactTGGCTTGAGTTATTCATCTTCCATCCAAATAAAAGTCAGAAGTGTTTGTCTGTTTGTATCCAAAGGGCTATTGCTTAAGTGAAGCAGCCCTCCCTGGTGtcaatgggaaagaaagtgaCGTGTATGAGTGGAAGGGAGAAAatctatttatcgtgtcagaagtgaattgatataaaaacaaatacaatgtatttttaaaaaattgtcatcattatactagatttcctttgagcagaagtacctctggtgtggctgtgagaagATAATTGTGCGTGTGGcaaggctcaggttgcattgtagtcggtggtctgtggtttgctcttctccgcactcgcatgccgtggactccacttcgtggccccatttcttaagaccggctctgcatctcatggtgccagagcgcagtctgttcacccagtcttctgtgtgcccagaagggagtctctcatccggtatcGGCCACTGATTGAGATACCGAGTTTTAGactgccacttttgggctcttgcttactgaagtgttcctgcaagtGTGTCTAGATCTTGGGAAGTTCTTGGTTTAAGGCATTAGCTTAaaggctgatatccgaacagagcaTGGGCCGGATATGTTAGTGCCTTGGTCCTACCTCTCAGCGGATATCAGGTGGTACAGTATTGGctgaacagtataatttctttCCTAAACTcagtttgaaagcctccaaagatggagagtccaccaCCATGTGAGGCCATCCTTCCCAGGCTTCTTCCATAGTTCTTCctagtgttgtgtgttttccgggctatatggccgtgttccagaagtattctctcctgacgtttcgcccacatctatcagaggttgtgaggcaacctctgaggatgcctgccatagatgtgggagaaacatcaggagagaatacttctggaacacggccatacagaccggaaaacacacaacaaccctgtgatcccggccatgaaagccttcgacaacacagttcttcctagtgtttgaaggcctccaaagatggagagtccaccaCTATTTCCCAGTCTTCTTCTATagctcaagaagttcttcctagtgtttttGTGGGATCTCTTTTTCTATATAAAAGGATATGTTGTGGATGAAACTGAGAAAAACCTTTTGTGCCATAATGCTCCCAAACCAAGAATGGTCAGGAGATGACGAAATCATCAGTAATTACTTCTAATGACAATCTTATTGGCAGACTCTGAACATCGGCAACTGACCAACACAGATAGGAATGGGCTATTACGTTCAATTTTGACGTGGTCACTGGATTATAGCACCAAATAACCTGAAACAGTAGGGCtggatttagcaccaaatcaGGAGTAGTTTCAGATTGCTTGGGAGGGCAATGGCCACTAGATGTCACTCCAACATTACAAATTAAATCACAAAATACCAGAGAGCTCttggaaaatgtgttttttatatGGTCAGCTGCAGGTAGGTATTCACAGACGTCTAACTAAAAACATCCATAGAGTCTGGCGTTGACATGAGGTCCTGCATCATTGGGTGACTGCTTCACATATCGGAGGTCAGAAGAGCTTCTTCGGACACTGAAAACAACGCTGCTCCTTCACTGCACAGGACGCTGGGAGATGCAGTTGGATCCTCATGAGGCATGTCAACATTGGCCTTCTTCCTAGTTCTGGAGGAAGCCTTCTCCAGCCTGGAAGTGTGAAAGCCCTTTTATGAACCTCTAAGTTCCTTCAAGTATCGTTGGACTGCAATGCCTCTCATCCCTTGCCAGGCTTGGCTAGgcctcatgggagttgcagtcctagCATCTACAAACCCACAACGTTCTTACGGTTGTGCTTGGTGGCCCAGCTTTTAGATCAAAGCCTGTGGACTTTAGAAGCCCTACTGTTCACGTTCTCGAGAGAATCCCAGGAAAAGactttgatttttgttttctttcaaggATTTAATCCCATTCCAATCTTTCCTGGGTGTCCTTAGCTGCATGGGCTTTCTAAATTTCCGAGAGCCCCAATTTTGGACGCAAAGAGGACCAAAGCCTGGTGAAGATGAGACGGCCTACCTCTCCTTGGGACTGCTCCTGGTGGGTTTCTCGTCGTTTGGTGGCAATGAATGGGGGCCCAGGTCCTCTGGCCTCTCTGTGGCCCCGCGGAGACCCCAAGTATCGCGCAGCCTCATCAGGCGGCCGTTTTCAGGGACCGCAACCTGGCTGGAGCCTTCCAAGTCACCATAAGCCTTCtggaacacacacaaaaactgtttTCAGTTATGATCTATTGCCCTCCATAGTTTCGTTGATCCATGTCTGGTAAAATCTGTCCTCAGTCCGCCAACATGATAATAAGTCATTCGTTTTcagtaggattcactattatctgcaCAAGGTTTGGGAACATACCtcccacagatatgggggtcTATTCTGTATATAGATAATCTCTATATTCGACACAGAAGGGCTTAAATTAGAGATGTTTGCTGAAaatgtttcctttgtttccttcttgTTATTGTTTCGTGTCAaccatttgtctacacaaaacgaatgaggACATTTTCATATGAAACGAGAGGCAACACGAAAACGAAAGCCGCAccgtcattgtgcttgctttcgttttcctttcgtttctgccccgtaacaataaaacaataagcaggtactgacagagagaTTACAGATGTAtatgtaataatacaatataatattatgtatgtgtatgtgtgtgtatgtgtatatatatatatgtatgtgtgtgtgtgtgtgtgtatatttatatatggatAACTAGCTACTTTGGGAATtgagctgagcctgggagaggaatgcctctgcattacatctgatgtgtgccaatggatgttaataataataatatattttgtgcatATATAAAGAATGCTAGCTAGCTACTCTGGAAATCTAATCTGAGCTTGGGAAAGGAAAATGCCTCTGccttacatctgatgtgtggaaatgggtgttaatataatataatataaagaaaaatagctaagctgagcctgggagaggaatgtctccacattacatctgatgtgtgccaatgggtcttaataataattaatatatatatatatatatatatatatatatatctcaagaaGAATagctaagctgagcctgggagaggaatgtctccgcattacatctgatgtgtgccaatgggtcttaataataatattaatatatatattaataacgatagctactctgggaccctaagcagagtctaggagaggagtgcctccccattacatctgatgtgtgccaatggatgtTAATAGTATTatgaataacaatagtactctggagaATATCCAAACGTTTTACaaattggtgggctaaaagggatcgaaatgccctccgtgtgtgacgattttcacccctctagcccaaaagcctgggtgggagggatgagcctcagaagccctcccattgccaccaatggcacaaaattttcatgtttttcattagccagatTAAAATTCATGTCGTATAGGCAGCCCGTTTTCgttagcgggaaccaaatacgaaaatgagacgacacgaatgaaactacacaaaacgaacagcaattccctACAAAAACACAACACTAGTTTAAATATTCTAAAAGTACTGGATCCCAACTAATTTTGGACGTTAAGCAGGATCATCCCTGACCGACAGCCAAACACAATGTAAGCCAAGAGGATAACACATGTTGTAGTCAATTCGTACCTCCCTATTTCCTTTCAAAGAGCTCAAAACAACAGAATAAGCTCACCAGAAACTTGGCCGTTTGGCCCGTCTTGCCATATTGGTACAGTTTGCACAGTTGCTTCTCGTCGAGGGATGAGAAGAGGGAGACGAACCTCCACAGCATCCTAAAACCAGGAGTTGGAAAGACAAGGAAACAAATCAATGCTCTAGTACTTCCCTAAACTACAGATCGCCATTGTTGATTTGAAACCCGTCCTCCCAGCCAACAGGACTCCTTAGTATATTACTTTTTCCAGTGTTTCAGCTCCCACTTTTCGCAATAGTCCTGGAGGAACTTGTTGATGTGGTCTCCCAGGATGAGAAGGTTCTTCCGGGTGCAGCTCAGTCGCTTCTCCTTGGGAAAATCCTTGGGCAAATTCAATTTCCGGAGACACTTCTTGAAGGGACGCAGGAACTCCTTGCACTGGAGGACGGAAAGGAGAACGTTGGGGAGAAAACAGATCCCAAATCGCCCccgtctataccagtggttctcaacctggagtccccagatgtttttggccttcagcttgttgcacctcagcactggttcaccttgctcttaacacacactccaccacagcagacttggttttaacagtttattgataaaagatagcaacgtctgaataaaaagcagtaaagaaagccatgatccaaatgcaaaggcaatctgtagaatatagttcaaagtctctattatagcaaatcagtcctgaaaacaaggcagcatgaactccaaaatacaatccaaaacacAGGATCCAGgcaagaatccttttccatgagcatagACAGGACAggaacttagcttccaaaatcaatgtTGTTTCGTCTGCTATCTTTCCCTGCttctcccttatttaaccatgtttacaggctaagaaagcattcctctgaccttgagttcccacacgtttGCCAGCTATCCTAAGAGAACGTCTGGGACGATGAACTCAACCTTAACCTTTATCCCTATCTTAGGAAGACTCCTGTAtctcgctgccagagccacctgggacttgttgatgttctgaactctgttgaagataaggtcacccttatcacagGCTTCTGCTTCACTGCCAATCTGCAGCCTCTCTAAcagttcagagccttcaacaatTCCCTCATCagcatttccttggtcagcctgcataaacccaaatcccccttcatcatcagaccgAACCACaacacaactccaagaaatcctaacagctggtaaactggctgggatttctgggagttgtaggccaaaaagatctggggaccccaggtttagaACTACTGGTCTGTACTGTTGAAAGAATGCAATCTGACATCACTAGAACTGCTATGGCTTAATCTTATGGAATACTTGGAGTTGAAATTTTACAAAggctttagtcttttctgccaaagagtgctgtggcactcccaggactccatagcatcgagccatagcAGTTTGAGTGCTGCATCAGTTCTTCGGTGTAGATTAGCCTTAAATGTGCAATAAGATCAACTGACTATTCTGAGTAGAGAGGCAGATGTTTGTTGATGTGCATCAGCCAACCAGTCCCTTCCTGTTTATGGACCCAAACCCACTCCATGCTTCTCTGCGGAGATTTATCTTATTCCCTTTCCTTAAATGGTCATTGCATGGCTCACGATTTTGAAGGTGTCCTGCGTGAGTCCCTCGGCGTAGTAAACCAGCGCATCTCCAGAAGACGCAGCTCTGGCAAAGGCCTCGCCGCGCATTGTCTCAAAGCTCCGTCCGTTTGGGAAGTGGCCCTCTGTTCCCTGCGGACATCCATACATCCAAAACAGGTCAGTTTCTGGATCCCCAGACTTGAAAAGTAAGAATATAGCCTCCGGTTATTAGTAGAATTAATAAGAAAAGCGATGGGATATTTTTATTGGTATATTGTGGCAAGCAGCATACTTGTGTTCCTGGTCGCTCTGAGCGCATCTATACTGTCGAATGAATTCATGgctttcactgccatgactcagtgctatagaataataataataataataataataataataataataataataataataatatatgattactagctgtgcccggccacgcgttgctgtggcgtagtcctaagtggggttttcttcgtggcattcaaggtggcctagaaaggattcccctaggtatgaagcagccaggctctgaagctgcaaggtcactccttggagagtgatgagtattgtggccaaatttggtgtgatttggcccagtggttttgttgttaactcagtcctaattatattataattatattatatacattatattttgtgtttttattattattattattattattatcatcatcatcatcattatgtatattattattaataatataatatgtcacAGCTGGTATGTAGCTAATTTAacttgagaaagaagggcagaatataaatactgtaaataaataaatattgtccaACTTTTAACTCTTGGTTGAGAtgcaaatcatgggagttgtaggtttacaaggtcttcagccttcttgagccggtgcctcgccaaactacagtgCCCATGACTCCATGGCAGTTAACTGCAtccattcgacagtgtagatttaCCCTTTGATCCATGTTATTGCAAACTGGATTTTAAAGAACCTAGCTAAACCCTTTGCTTTAGATTCAGCACTATGAATAGTTCCTTTCATACGTAAGTTTTAGATTTGAAGTTGATTCTAATTCCGTCAATACAGAAACCGAGTCTAGGACCAGGTCACTGACTGATTGCCTTATAATCCCAAGAAAACAGTGGATATAAAAATTACTAAGGAATCCTGACTCCCTAGACACTGTCTCAAGGCTGGGCTTTAGAGTTTGCTCTTTAGCCTGGCTTGGACTTGAAAACATCATGATTCCCAATGTCGATTTCTGgttgaaataaattaaaataataattacgcAGACCTCGGTCATCTTTGGCTCCCCGTcttccgccgccgcctcctcctccggcaCCCGAATCCCGTTTTCCTGGCTGCCTCCTGGAGAATCCATGGCGTCTGAAGGAGAATCCAGGATGAAATGGCCTTGCAAGACCATGGCGGCTTTTGTGACCTCATTGTGAGGTCAATGGGTTCTGGATTCCTAAGACAATCGGCAGAAGAATTCCCGCAAGAAGGAAAGCGGAAGAAAGCTTGGAGACCCCCGATCTATCCTCAAGAAAAGTTACAGCTTTCAATGAGCCGGCCCTTTCATTGGGCAGGTGGCAAAGGATTTGCGGGTTGTCACAAAAGGGAAGCAAATTGTCTGAGCAGTTACTGCCATTGGGTGCATCTCCATGTCATggtttgctgtgtgtgtgttaactggaaaatgaagcacatgaagccgattggctgttttgatactgtttctgttctgctgctgcagtaccagtttggacaagtttttttcagtgctgacttaGGGAAATAGATCTCGCAGCACATGTCAATAGAATAAATTGCTTCATCCACTTCCTTTTGGCCCAGCTCTTAAACAAACGAGACTTTTGCCCTTTTAATTGACTGGTGACTCATTGACCAAAGAGCCGGTCAGGTGCCTTGTTGCCTTATGGATGCTGGGAAGGCCTCCTTGGCATGGAAATCCATTTCCTTGTAGCTGCTGTTGCCATCATCCTCTCTGCGGGGCTGTTCCAGGCAAGAATCCGCTCTGCATTTTAGTCCGAACTTTTGGCGGGCTGAAAGAAGAATACAATGGGACTTAGATAGTCAGAATCTCATCCAAGTATAGCTCCAAACGAAAGTCTATATGGAATaatctgcatttattattattattattattattattattattattattattattattattattattattgtccaaaccaaaccaaatttatttaatgcttagaccataggtctttcgcatgcaagacaaacaaacaaatacacaaaagccagaccatcaaatacaatataaaacatgccattaaaaccctatataaatcattaaaacattaaaatgctgcaaatatcaatgtcaggatatgcccttcaaatactacatatttcatggattagcaccaacataattaaaaacaagataaaaccaatattattattgtcataaTCTGAACATGGTTAGTGGCTTTTAGTTTCTtttcagagagaaaaagcaggatgatgatgatgatgataatctatatacataaaaatgtaatgtacataattaggaccgagttaacaacaagaccactgggccaaatcacaccaaatttggccagaacacaccaacacatccaaggtaggTCCttcactcaataataataataataataataataataataataataataataataataaccaccatgGGAAACCCATGGGCCGACCTTTGGCAAGTTGCACTTTCTTCCATAATCTGTTTCTTTAGCTTGAAGGATCCTTTGGCTCTTGTTAAGAATTCACGCGCTTTAATCTTATCTCTTCCAAGTTAAAATGTTTACTTTTTCTTATGTTTCTTATCTGACAGCTTTCtgtgaagggaaaaaaataaaatacaaggaGAAAGGTGTGTTGATTTCCAAAGCAAACATGCAAGTCAAGGCCAAAGGGAAACGGACAGTCCCCacctattaatattttctttacgAACTTCAATTAGCAAGATATAGTCCATATGTCTATACAGGGATTTCTGAAGGGCCGTCTTTCCCAGAGAATCTCATCCCAGTTTGTTAACGTCCCAATGAATCCCATCCCAGTTTGAGAAAGCCTAATGAATGCCATCCCAGTTTCAGAAAGCCACAGTGAATCCCATCCCAGTTTGATAGGCCCAATACATTCCAGTTTGACAGAGGCCCAATGAATGACATCCCAGTTTGATAGAAGCCAAATAAATCTCATCCCAGTTTGAGAAAGCCTCAATGATTGCCATCCCAGTTTGATGGGCCCAATACATTCCAGTTTGACAGAGGCCCAATGAAAGACATCAAGGTTTGATAGGCCCAATACATCCCAGTATGACAGAGACCCAATGAAAGACATCCCAGTTTGATAGGCCCAATACATCCCAGTATGACAGAGGCCCAATGAATGACATCCCAGTTTGATAGAAGCCAAATAAATCTCATCCCAGTTTGAGAAAGCCTCAATGATTGCCATCCCAGTTTGATGGGCCCAATACATCCCAGTTTGACAGAGGCCCAATGAAAGACATCCCAGTTTGATAGGCCCAATACATCCCAGTATGACAGAGACCCAATGAAAGACATCCCAGTTTGATAGGCCCAATACATCCCAGTATGACAGAGGCCCAATGAATGACATCCCAGTTTGATAGAAGCCAAATAAATCTCATCCCAGTTTGAGAAAGCCTCAATGATTGCCATCCCAGTTTGATGGGCCCAATACATCCCAGTTTGACAGAGGCCCAATGAAAGACACCCCAGTTTGATAGGCCCAATATATCCCAGTATGACAGAGGCCCAATGAAAGACATCCCAGTTTGATAGGCCCAATACATCCCAGTATGACAGAGGTCCAATGAAAGACATCCCAGTTTGATAGGCTCAATACATCCCAGTATGACAGAGGCCCAATGATTGCCATCCCAGTTTAATAGGCCCAATACATCCCAGTATGACAGAGGCCCAATGAAAGACATCCCAGTTTCAGAAAGCCACAAGGAATGCCATACCAGTTTGACAGAGGACCAATGAATGGCATCCCAGTTTGATAGAAGCCAAAGAAGTCCCATCCCCTAGTAAGGTCTTTATATATGGCATTCATACTATGTATTAATTTAATGTACCGCTGTCATCCACTAGTAATCAGGCCTTCAGGTCtatgggactccaactcccaagaGCCCCAGCCAGGATGGCCTACtgataggaattctgggagttgaagtccagatgGTGTTGAGAAGCTCTGCGTTGGGGCAAATACCCggatgtttttttcccccaattcAAAATGGCCGCCGCTCAGTCTGAGATGGTTATAGACTTGTACAGTTCTACTCCATTTATTTACACATTTGAGTGAGTTTCTCACTGAAATAATTAGCTCAGCAGCTCTTAGGGCATAGTATCATATAgctagatatatatttttctcaaGTGTAAACAGTAACGGTTTCTTTAGGAAGTTAATCCAGTGCTGTGTGACTCTAATTTTTCCTATCTCTATGGAACAGAATTcgctccttccccctccccctccctcaagGGACTTCGCGGCCTGTCAATCACTTTCTTGTCCCCGCCTTCTCCGTCACGTGGCTCGCCAAGGACGGAAAAAGAGCCCAAAGAGGTAATAAAATGGAGTTGATACCACACTTCAGGGTTCCAAAATGAACTCGAACTGCCATGGCATCAGCCTAGGAaggtttgtagtttaatgaggcccaAGAACTCTTTCGCTGAGAGTTCCCCAGGTTATTGCCATGGTGTATAACAGaaatacattaatattaattcgtAATAGgtttaatatttattcatttatttcctacattttcatttatttatttatttattttatataatttaaaaaatatttttatattttatttatttatatttatttcttctcccccaggggtcccaaagtggtcttacacaatggcagaattaaatgccatatatttatttatttactacatttatatcccgctcttctcaccccgaaggggactcagagcggctcacaaatcaaatgtacatacaatatattattagcatagcacaatataagcattaaattactatattgtataaaatcattatatggtaatataattagcaatattacatttaatatataattaatattatatattattagtagtgtaatattgtattacattataatattatcaatattataagtatatacaatatattattagcatagtacaatataagcattaaattactgtattgtactatatccgaaactatatggatcagtacaactatatcattatatggtaatattattagtaatattacatataatatataattaatattattatattattattagtaaaatattgtgttacattataatattatcaatattataagtatatacaatatattattagcatagtacaatataagcattaaattactgtattgtactatatccgaaactatatggatcagtacaactatatcattatatggtaatattattagtaatattacatataatatataattgatattattatattattagtagtaaaatattgtgttacattataatattatcaatattataagtatatacaatatattattagcatagcacaatataagcattaaattattatattgtactatatcattatatggtaataatcttagtaatattacatttaatttataatatataattaatattattatattattattactaaaatattgtattacactataatattatcaatattataagtatatacaatatattatatatattctattatatataatacaacatgtagaaaaaccGAACATGAAACACAAAATAAAAGCCGATATCCAAATTTTGGGTCTCTTCTTGATCATTCACCAAGCCGCATAAGCACCGGAAGTGTGGATCGCCCCCGTGCCTCTACGTCCCTGGGCCttttgttttccttccctccaggGACTGGCCCCGCCCCGTCACGTGACGCACGAGGCGGGTTCTGGGCGGGGCGCTGCCTTGCCAGGCGGTGGGCGGGGCCAGCGGAGCAGGGGCGTCACGTGACGCGGCATGGAGGCGGCGGCGGCTGAGGCGAAGAGCCTCGTCCTGAGGAGCCGAGGGCGGCCGCGGAGGCGACGCGCGGAGGGGCGTTAAGCGGAGGCCTGAGGCGGCTCTTGccgggcggaggcggcggcggcggcgacgcGGACGACGACGACGGCGGAGGGAGCGGCCCGCCCGCCATGGACTGAGGGGAGCGACGACGCCATGGGCAACAAGGAGTCCCGCATCGGCTTCCTCAGTTACGACGAGGCCTTGCGAAGGGGTGAGTGGAGGGCAGCGGGGCGGGGCCTGGGCCGCGTATGCAAATACGAGGGAGGGGCCTGTTGAGGTGGCCCCGCCATTGGTTGGGGGCTCAGGCATATGTTGATGAGACAGGTATGCAAATGAGGGCGGTTGGGCGGGGACTCGGAGGGAGGGGCCTTGGGTGGGCGTTGCCTATGCTAATTAGGTATAAAAATGAGCCAGGCCTCTGCCTGCAACATCACTTGGGAAACCCTCcgtatacagtaaataataataataataaccctaactgccaaaagatctcagccagcatttggaaacaatagacattgacaaaattacgatctgccaactgcaaaaggccaccctgctgggatctgcgcgcatcatccgaaaatacatcacacagtcctagacacttgggaagtgtccgacttgtgattttgtgatacgaaatccagcatatctatcttgtttgttgtgtaataataataataataataataaaactttatttatataccgccctatctcccggatgggactcaaggcggtttccaatcataaaaacaacacatacatattcttaatacatttattatttcactctgatattattattattgcatttattattttaatctatttattataacatgtattattttcctgtatttattattattattattattacatgtattattttactctattattattacatgtacagtagagtg
This genomic window from Anolis carolinensis isolate JA03-04 unplaced genomic scaffold, rAnoCar3.1.pri scaffold_7, whole genome shotgun sequence contains:
- the chct1 gene encoding CHD1 helical C-terminal domain containing protein 1 isoform X1, whose protein sequence is MVLQGHFILDSPSDAMDSPGGSQENGIRVPEEEAAAEDGEPKMTESGDPETDLFWMYGCPQGTEGHFPNGRSFETMRGEAFARAASSGDALVYYAEGLTQDTFKICKEFLRPFKKCLRKLNLPKDFPKEKRLSCTRKNLLILGDHINKFLQDYCEKWELKHWKKMLWRFVSLFSSLDEKQLCKLYQYGKTGQTAKFLKAYGDLEGSSQVAVPENGRLMRLRDTWGLRGATERPEDLGPHSLPPNDEKPTRSSPKERLEKASSRTRKKANVDMPHEDPTASPSVLCSEGAALFSVSEEALLTSDM
- the chct1 gene encoding CHD1 helical C-terminal domain containing protein 1 isoform X2, whose amino-acid sequence is MVLQGHFILDSPSDAMDSPGGSQENGIRVPEEEAAAEDGEPKMTEGTEGHFPNGRSFETMRGEAFARAASSGDALVYYAEGLTQDTFKICKEFLRPFKKCLRKLNLPKDFPKEKRLSCTRKNLLILGDHINKFLQDYCEKWELKHWKKMLWRFVSLFSSLDEKQLCKLYQYGKTGQTAKFLKAYGDLEGSSQVAVPENGRLMRLRDTWGLRGATERPEDLGPHSLPPNDEKPTRSSPKERLEKASSRTRKKANVDMPHEDPTASPSVLCSEGAALFSVSEEALLTSDM